From one Solanum stenotomum isolate F172 chromosome 12, ASM1918654v1, whole genome shotgun sequence genomic stretch:
- the LOC125846709 gene encoding uncharacterized protein LOC125846709 isoform X2, with translation MRKRRQTVEMPPQFFKIILSPHASKLHIPDEFVIKYGADLRDVVFLEVPTGAIWQVKLLQNSNGTKWLNHGWNQFKEYYSIAIGYFLLFQYNGNSHFSVFIFDLSASEIEYLSGPNEDDNNNNNNNNNNAKVAHPVSRPNCLAERQEVKLEKPDVEEDLTYATQKHKKKEKNLYNEHCNEVLHPNTTKYNKRKYSLNLEASHRRYPLRSKQVKLEQSKANGSPSYSGKQRPATSLSFPGIQSERKESTRVKLEKENSEEDFCCALPKAKRGEGNMEKLVKQDRQHNMFDEAHKFKGHCNEAPVVDPSTSKMTTTNQHSKKRTATSLDASNCRYPLRSKQLKDVKIEKGDVEEHCNKIPVVDPSATKMTTTPRHHEKKTSASLDTSHCKYPLRNKQLKEVKLEKTNAEEDLLYVAQKAMRKKANNAKLEKGDVEERSKAGDPSASTTTNQHNEKKTTTPLDASHCRYPLRSKQHIEVKLEQWETGGNMHNKTPKNKVVADSPYCIRQNLCLPASSPSYQPVRVKLGKPDNLFCAAEKVKGRETNNVKLDTGDLEGNLIAASYKGKDSTASEMTVLGKKKMLPLEKHNRDMYFNPHFTVSMQPTCVSRNFQLDIPVEFFKKCLNEEETIVNLRVSNGRSWRAKLLDIQSNCPKMESSGWRDFVLDNNLKEHDTCVFELIDGIEPMLDVTIFRATTPVS, from the exons atgagaAAACGCCGGCAAACAGTTGAGATGCCTCCTCAGTTCTTCAAGATTATCTTATCTCCTCATGCCTCTAAATTA CATATCCCTGATGAATTTGTAATAAAGTATGGAGCCGATCTGCGTGATGTTGTGTTCCTTGAGGTCCCCACCGGAGCAATCTGGCAAGTTAAATTATTGCAAAATTCAAATGGCACCAAATGGCTCAACCACGGATGGAACCAATTTAAGGAATACTATTCAATTGCTATCGGTTACTTTTTACTCTTTCAATATAATGGAAACTCTCATTTCTctgttttcatatttgatttaagTGCTTCTGAGATTGAATATCTTTCTGGACCAAATGaagatgataataataataataataataataataataatgcaaaaGTAGCACATCCAGTATCCCGCCCTAATTGTCTAGCAGAAAGGCAGGAGGTGAAGCTTGAGAAACCAGATGTGGAGGAGGATTTGACCTATGCaacacaaaaacataaaaagaaggagaagaatTTGTACAATG AGCACTGCAATGAAGTACTACATCCTAACACTACCAAATACAATAAAAGGAAATATTCTCTCAATTTGGAGGCATCACATCGTAGGTATCCTCTACGAAGTAAACAGGTCAAACTTGAACAATCTAAAGCAAATGGGAGTCCTTCATATTCTGGAAAACAAAGACCTGCCACTTCACTATCCTTTCCAGGTATTCAGTCAGAAAGAAAAGAGTCTACCAGGGTGAAGCTTGAGAAAGAAAACTCGGAAGAGGATTTCTGTTGTGCTCTGCCAAAAGCAAAAAGGGGGGAGGGTAACATGGAGAAACTTGTAAAACAAGATAGGCAACATAATATGTTTGATGAAGCACATAAATTTAAAG GGCACTGCAATGAAGCACCAGTAGTGGATCCCTCAACATCGAAGATGACAACCACTAATCAGCATAGTAAAAAGAGAACTGCTACCAGTTTAGATGCATCAAATTGTCGATATCCACTACGAAGTAAGCAACTGAAAGATGTAAAGATTGAAAAAGGAGATGTGGAAG AGCACTGCAACAAAATACCAGTGGTGGATCCCTCAGCAACTAAGATGACAACCACTCCCCGACATCATGAAAAGAAAACTAGTGCCAGTTTGGATACGTCACATTGTAAGTATCCACTGCGAAACAAGCAACTGAAAGAGGTGAAGCTTGAAAAAACAAACGCAGAAGAGGATTTGCTTTATGTAGCACAAAAAGCAATGAGGAAGAAGGCTAATAATGCGAAGCTTGAGAAAGGAGATGTGGAAG AGCGCAGCAAAGCAGGGGATCCCTCAGCATCTACTACCACTAATCAACATAATGAAAAGAAAACCACTACCCCTTTGGATGCATCACATTGCAGGTATCCACTACGAAGTAAGCAACACATAGAGGTGAAGCTTGAACAATGGGAAACAGGAGGGAATATGCATAACAAAACACCGAAAAATAAAGTAGTAGCAGATTCTCCATATTGTATTAGACAAAACCTTTGCCTTCCAGCATCCTCTCCAAGTTATCAGCCAGTCAGGGTGAAGCTTGGAAAACCAGACAATTTGTTTTGTGCAGCAGAAAAAGTAAAAGGGAGGGAGACCAACAATGTGAAGCTTGACACAGGAGACTTGGAAGGGAATTTGATTGCTGCATCTTATAAAGGAAAAG ATTCCACAGCCTCTGAGATGACAGTACTTGGCAAGAAGAAGATGTTACCCTTGGAGAAGCACAATCGGGATATGTACTTCAATCCACACTTCACTGTTTCTATGCAGCCTACTTGTGTCTCTAGAAACTTCCAATTG GATATACCTGTTGAATTTTTCAAGAAATGTCTCAATGAAGAGGAAACCATTGTAAATCTACGAGTTTCTAATGGGAGAAGTTGGCGTGCAAAGTTGTTAGACATTCAATCAAATTGTCCAAAGATGGAATCATCAGGTTGGAGGGACTTTGTGCTCGACAACAATTTAAAAGAGCATGATACTTGTGTCTTTGAGCTGATTGACGGCATTGAGCCAATGCTAGATGTGACAATTTTCCGAGCCACAACTCCCGTTTCCTGA
- the LOC125846709 gene encoding uncharacterized protein LOC125846709 isoform X1, with translation MRKRRQTVEMPPQFFKIILSPHASKLHIPDEFVIKYGADLRDVVFLEVPTGAIWQVKLLQNSNGTKWLNHGWNQFKEYYSIAIGYFLLFQYNGNSHFSVFIFDLSASEIEYLSGPNEDDNNNNNNNNNNAKVAHPVSRPNCLAERQEVKLEKPDVEEDLTYATQKHKKKEKNLYNEHCNEVLHPNTTKYNKRKYSLNLEASHRRYPLRSKQVKLEQSKANGSPSYSGKQRPATSLSFPGIQSERKESTRVKLEKENSEEDFCCALPKAKRGEGNMEKLVKQDRQHNMFDEAHKFKGHCNEAPVVDPSTSKMTTTNQHSKKRTATSLDASNCRYPLRSKQLKDVKIEKGDVEGRCNEAPVVDPSTSKVTTTNQHSKKRTAASLDASNCRYPLRSKQLKEVKIEKGDVKEHCNKIPVVDPSATKMTTTPRHHEKKTSASLDTSHCKYPLRNKQLKEVKLEKTNAEEDLLYVAQKAMRKKANNAKLEKGDVEERSKAGDPSASTTTNQHNEKKTTTPLDASHCRYPLRSKQHIEVKLEQWETGGNMHNKTPKNKVVADSPYCIRQNLCLPASSPSYQPVRVKLGKPDNLFCAAEKVKGRETNNVKLDTGDLEGNLIAASYKGKDSTASEMTVLGKKKMLPLEKHNRDMYFNPHFTVSMQPTCVSRNFQLDIPVEFFKKCLNEEETIVNLRVSNGRSWRAKLLDIQSNCPKMESSGWRDFVLDNNLKEHDTCVFELIDGIEPMLDVTIFRATTPVS, from the exons atgagaAAACGCCGGCAAACAGTTGAGATGCCTCCTCAGTTCTTCAAGATTATCTTATCTCCTCATGCCTCTAAATTA CATATCCCTGATGAATTTGTAATAAAGTATGGAGCCGATCTGCGTGATGTTGTGTTCCTTGAGGTCCCCACCGGAGCAATCTGGCAAGTTAAATTATTGCAAAATTCAAATGGCACCAAATGGCTCAACCACGGATGGAACCAATTTAAGGAATACTATTCAATTGCTATCGGTTACTTTTTACTCTTTCAATATAATGGAAACTCTCATTTCTctgttttcatatttgatttaagTGCTTCTGAGATTGAATATCTTTCTGGACCAAATGaagatgataataataataataataataataataataatgcaaaaGTAGCACATCCAGTATCCCGCCCTAATTGTCTAGCAGAAAGGCAGGAGGTGAAGCTTGAGAAACCAGATGTGGAGGAGGATTTGACCTATGCaacacaaaaacataaaaagaaggagaagaatTTGTACAATG AGCACTGCAATGAAGTACTACATCCTAACACTACCAAATACAATAAAAGGAAATATTCTCTCAATTTGGAGGCATCACATCGTAGGTATCCTCTACGAAGTAAACAGGTCAAACTTGAACAATCTAAAGCAAATGGGAGTCCTTCATATTCTGGAAAACAAAGACCTGCCACTTCACTATCCTTTCCAGGTATTCAGTCAGAAAGAAAAGAGTCTACCAGGGTGAAGCTTGAGAAAGAAAACTCGGAAGAGGATTTCTGTTGTGCTCTGCCAAAAGCAAAAAGGGGGGAGGGTAACATGGAGAAACTTGTAAAACAAGATAGGCAACATAATATGTTTGATGAAGCACATAAATTTAAAG GGCACTGCAATGAAGCACCAGTAGTGGATCCCTCAACATCGAAGATGACAACCACTAATCAGCATAGTAAAAAGAGAACTGCTACCAGTTTAGATGCATCAAATTGTCGATATCCACTACGAAGTAAGCAACTGAAAGATGTAAAGATTGAAAAAGGAGATGTGGAAG GGCGCTGCAATGAAGCACCGGTAGTGGATCCGTCAACATCTAAGGTTACAACCACTAATCAGCATAGTAAAAAGAGAACTGCTGCCAGTTTGGATGCATCAAATTGTCGGTATCCACTACGAAGTAAGCAACTGAAAGAGGTGAAGATTGAAAAAGGAGACGTGAAAG AGCACTGCAACAAAATACCAGTGGTGGATCCCTCAGCAACTAAGATGACAACCACTCCCCGACATCATGAAAAGAAAACTAGTGCCAGTTTGGATACGTCACATTGTAAGTATCCACTGCGAAACAAGCAACTGAAAGAGGTGAAGCTTGAAAAAACAAACGCAGAAGAGGATTTGCTTTATGTAGCACAAAAAGCAATGAGGAAGAAGGCTAATAATGCGAAGCTTGAGAAAGGAGATGTGGAAG AGCGCAGCAAAGCAGGGGATCCCTCAGCATCTACTACCACTAATCAACATAATGAAAAGAAAACCACTACCCCTTTGGATGCATCACATTGCAGGTATCCACTACGAAGTAAGCAACACATAGAGGTGAAGCTTGAACAATGGGAAACAGGAGGGAATATGCATAACAAAACACCGAAAAATAAAGTAGTAGCAGATTCTCCATATTGTATTAGACAAAACCTTTGCCTTCCAGCATCCTCTCCAAGTTATCAGCCAGTCAGGGTGAAGCTTGGAAAACCAGACAATTTGTTTTGTGCAGCAGAAAAAGTAAAAGGGAGGGAGACCAACAATGTGAAGCTTGACACAGGAGACTTGGAAGGGAATTTGATTGCTGCATCTTATAAAGGAAAAG ATTCCACAGCCTCTGAGATGACAGTACTTGGCAAGAAGAAGATGTTACCCTTGGAGAAGCACAATCGGGATATGTACTTCAATCCACACTTCACTGTTTCTATGCAGCCTACTTGTGTCTCTAGAAACTTCCAATTG GATATACCTGTTGAATTTTTCAAGAAATGTCTCAATGAAGAGGAAACCATTGTAAATCTACGAGTTTCTAATGGGAGAAGTTGGCGTGCAAAGTTGTTAGACATTCAATCAAATTGTCCAAAGATGGAATCATCAGGTTGGAGGGACTTTGTGCTCGACAACAATTTAAAAGAGCATGATACTTGTGTCTTTGAGCTGATTGACGGCATTGAGCCAATGCTAGATGTGACAATTTTCCGAGCCACAACTCCCGTTTCCTGA
- the LOC125846711 gene encoding probable metal-nicotianamine transporter YSL7, with translation MGKEEEEWESTEKAFKDEFIPAWQKQITLRAMVTGLILSVVFNFIVCKLNLTTGVIPSLNVAAGLLGFAGIRTWTAVIDKFGMLKQPFTRQENTVIQTCVVASSGIAFSSGTASYMLGMSPYIASQADAGNTPNNTKKLSITWMLPYLFVVSFAGLFSIVALRKMMIMKYKLTYPSGTATAYLINCFHTPKGAKLAKKQVRSLFQSFGFSFIFGVVQWIVARDEGCGFGSLHTFGSQAYAKKFYFDFSSTYVGVGMLCPYMVNISLLIGAIVSWAIMWPMIEEKKGDWYSAQLSATSLHGIQGYRVFIAIAMMLGDGLFHFAYMLVVTISSFTKRGPPQNDYSDEDDHDKKIRNDYFLKDQIPNWAAVGGYAGIALISIIVVPITFHSLKWYHVLVAYLIAPILAFCNSYGAGLTDWSIASNYGKIAILTFSYWVGLENGGVIAGLASCGLMMSILDTASGLMGDFKTGYLTLTSPRSMFFSQLIGTAMGCVITPLVFWIFNSAYKLGDPEGSYPAPYGLMYRGIALLGVEGFGSLPKHCLRLAIWFFLAAILINLMTQLLQKYETKYGIYRFIPSPMCMAIPFYLGGYFAIDMCLGSLVLFAWQMYNKQKAKDFGPAMASGLICGKSLWGIPASVLPLAGVKAPICMKA, from the exons ATgggtaaagaagaagaagaatgggaaTCAACAGAGAaagcattcaaggacgaatTTATTCCAGCATGGCAGAAGCAAATAACATTGAGGGCAATGGTTACTGGATTGATCCTCAGCGTTGTTTTCAACTTTATTGTTTGCAAACTCAATCTCACAACTGGTGTTATCCCTTCTCTCAATGTGGCTGCTGGTCTCCTTGGATTTGCTGGGATTAGAACATGGACTGCTGTTATAGATAAGTTTGGTATGTTGAAGCAGCCATTTACTAGGCAGGAGAATACCGTCATACAGACGTGTGTCGTTGCTTCTTCTGGCATTGCTTTTAGTAGTGGAACAGCAAGTTATATGTTGGGAATGAGTCCATATATAGCATCTCAGGCAGATGCTGGAAATACACCAAATAATACTAAGAAGCTTTCCATTACTTGGATGCTTCCTTACCTTTTTGTTGTTAGCTTTGCCGGACTCTTTTCAATTGTCGCACTAAGAAag atgatgataatgaagtaCAAACTGACATATCCAAGTGGAACTGCAACTGCATACCTTATCAACTGTTTCCACACTCCTAAAGGAGCCAAACTTGCCAA GAAACAAGTCCGTTCGTTATTCCAATCATTTGGGTTCAGCTTTATATTTGGAGTTGTTCAGTGGATAGTTGCACGTGATGAAGGCTGCGGATTTGGTAGCTTGCATACATTTGGTTCTCAAGCCTATGCCaaaaagttctattttgatttctcaTCAACATATGTTGGAGTTGGTATGCTTTGTCCCTACATGGTCAACATATCATTGCTAATTGGTGCCATAGTCTCATGGGCTATCATGTGGCCAATGATCGAAGAAAAGAAAGGCGACTGGTACTCTGCTCAATTATCTGCAACAAGTCTTCATGGTATCCAAGGATACAGGGTGTTTATCGCAATTGCCATGATGCTTGGAGATGGTCTTTTCCATTTTGCCTACATGTTGGTTGTCACAATCTCAAGTTTCACAAAGAGGGGTCCTCCTCAGAATGATTATTCAGATGAAGACGATCATGACAAGAAGATACGAAATGACTACTTCTTGAAAGACCAGATCCCCAACTGGGCAGCCGTTGGGGGATACGCTGGTATTGCACTCATATCTATCATTGTCGTACCCATCACCTTCCACTCGCTCAAATGGTATCACGTTTTGGTTGCCTATTTAATTGCTCCAATTCTGGCTTTCTGCAATTCTTATGGAGCTGGTCTCACTGATTGGTCCATCGCATCAAATTACGGTAAAATTGCAATCCTTACATTTAGTTATTGGGTTGGTTTGGAGAATGGTGGAGTGATTGCTGGACTTGCTTCATGTGGTTTGATGATGAGCATACTAGACACAGCTTCTGGTTTGATGGGAGATTTCAAGACTGGTTACTTAACCCTTACATCCCCGCGTTCCATGTTCTTTAGCCAACTTATTGGAACTGCCATGGGCTGTGTCATAACTCCTCTCGTCTTCTGGATTTTCAACAGTGCTTATAAATTGGGTGATCCAGAAGGCTCATACCCAGCACCATATGGTCTCATGTATCGTGGAATTGCCCTACTTGGCGTAGAAGGTTTTGGAAGTCTCCCAAAGCATTGTCTTAGGCTCGCTATTTGGTTTTTTCTGGCTGCTATACTAATCAACCTAATGACTCAGCTGCTACAGAAATATGAGACCAAGTATGGAATTTATCGATTCATTCCAAGTCCAATGTGCATGGCCATACCATTTTACCTTGGAGGGTACTTTGCCATTGATATGTGTCTAGGGTCACTGGTCCTATTCGCTTGGCAAATGTATAACAAGCAGAAAGCAAAAGATTTTGGACCAGCAATGGCTTCTGGTCTAATATGTGGTAAGTCGTTGTGGGGAATTCCCGCATCCGTCCTTCCTCTAGCTGGTGTGAAAGCTCCCATTTGCATGAAAGCTTAG